Part of the Candidatus Izemoplasmatales bacterium genome, AGCGCTTCCGCTACCAGTCGATCCCCGTCGTCGGTCAGGACGGCTCGTATGCCGGTTCGCTCTCGGAGGGTGACCTGCTTTATGCGATCGCCGACGCCGGAAACAAGCTCGCCACCGTCCTGAAGACGCCCATCGGGCAGATCCCGCGCAACCGCCAGTACGAGGCGATCTCCGTCCAGGCATCGGTCAACTCGCTCATCGGAAAGGCCGCGAACGAGAACTTCGTCCCGATCGTCGATGACGCCGGGAAGCTGCTGGGGATCGTCACCAGGAAGACGCTCCTCGGGTATTTCTTCGAGCACCAGTTCATCGTACTGTAATCTCAGATGATATGAAAAGACGCCCTC contains:
- a CDS encoding CBS domain-containing protein produces the protein MDILSFMKPLTEVVFVRDDSSIADALSVFKRFRYQSIPVVGQDGSYAGSLSEGDLLYAIADAGNKLATVLKTPIGQIPRNRQYEAISVQASVNSLIGKAANENFVPIVDDAGKLLGIVTRKTLLGYFFEHQFIVL